The Pyrenophora tritici-repentis strain M4 chromosome 2, whole genome shotgun sequence genome window below encodes:
- a CDS encoding Cast multi-domain protein: MESAHTLRYDMAKTAAICTSVQEATTRKLSGLADEQIRAAKAGYADCGTTIAGLRDRIRQLHDDVEEWETKHTECSEQEKTLDQVQKRLEGLQQESNAQKGTLQREIDAHRRTREELDERNTQTEKLQKLIDAHMGTIQRLQEEAVAYKSDIQRLKAPAQQDAASMTQSQRPVEPENSPLEELRKVEKDISHLCTHIKLIVDDLSRTDPDLNAKYERMLKLIATRTHHDIRRSIGDPNQNASLTDLVREALISHDVLYITCGEIEQALRRMAVNVEEWTKAVDEIAEDGREWEQDCLAVMENAKGENATAVARHSDLIKKLDAKDKVIVRLRAMLESILDEDVAGASDI, from the exons ATGGAGAGTGCGCACACTCTCCGCTATGATATGGCGAAGACAGCGGCAATATGTACAAGTGTGCAAGAGGCGACAACACGCAAGCTGTCGG GGCTGGCAGATGAACAGATTCGCGCGGCGAAAGCGGGATATGCGGATTGCGGGACTACCATCGCTGGACTTCGCGATCGCATCAGACAACTCCACGATGATGTTGAAGAGTGGGAAACCAAGCACACGGAATGTTCGGAGCAAGAGAAAACACTGGATCAAGTTCAGAAGCGGCTCGAAGGACTCCAACAGGAGAGCAATGCTCAGAAGGGAACACTCCAGAGGGAAATTGATGCCCACAGGAGAACCCGAGAAGAACTAGATGAGCGCAACACCCAGACGGAGAAGTTGCAGAAGCTTATCGATGCCCACATGGGAACTATACAACGACTCCAGGAGGAGGCTGTCGCCTACAAGAGCGATATACAGCGCCTCAAAGCGCCGGCTCAGCAAGACGCCGCCTCTATGACACAATCTCAGAGACCGGTTGAACCCGAAAACTCGCCGCTGGAAGAACTTCGAAAGGTCGAAAAAGATATTTCGCATCTATGCACTCATATCAAACTGATCGTCGACGATCTCTCACGCACCGATCCTGATTTAAATGCAAAGTACGAACGCATGTTGAAATTGATAGCGACCAGGACGCATCATGATATCCGAAGATCCATCGGCGATCCGAATCAAAACGCATCGCTGACAGACCTCGTTCGAGAGGCGCTGATCAGCCATGATGTCCTCTACATTACCTGTGGAGAAATAGAGCAGGCGCTTCGGCGAATGGCTGTCAACGTTGAAGAATGGACGAAAGCTGTGGATGAGATCGCGGAAGACGGCAGGGAATGGGAGCAGGACTGCCTGGCAGTTATGGAGAATGCAAAGGGTGAAAATGCGACTGCGGTTGCGCGCCATTCCGACTTGATCAAGAAGCTTGACGCGAAAGACAAAGTCATTGTCCGGCTCCGGGCTATGTTGGAAAGCATTCTGGACGAAGATGTGGCAGGGGCATCTGATATATGA